The genomic interval GCTGTCTTGGCCATGGGGCTGATCACCTTGATGGTGGTGGGCCTGACCCTGAAACTGCTGGGAACCCTGTTGATTGGTTTAATCGTCGGCGCTTTGGCACGCTTCTTGATGCCTGCAGGCTCCATGAGACTGGGCAAAACCATGCTGGTAGGCATTGGCGGTTCCCTATTCGCAACAGTTTTGGGAAAAATGCTGAATATTTATCAGCCTGGGCAGGGTGCTGGTTTTCTCGGTTCTCTGGTCGGAGCCGTTTTGATTCTGGCCCTCTACCGCCATTTTTTCAAACAGCCCCAGCTCCCCCGAAACTGAT from bacterium (Candidatus Blackallbacteria) CG13_big_fil_rev_8_21_14_2_50_49_14 carries:
- a CDS encoding GlsB/YeaQ/YmgE family stress response membrane protein, with product MKLLGTLLIGLIVGALARFLMPAGSMRLGKTMLVGIGGSLFATVLGKMLNIYQPGQGAGFLGSLVGAVLILALYRHFFKQPQLPRN